The proteins below come from a single Roseofilum reptotaenium CS-1145 genomic window:
- a CDS encoding esterase-like activity of phytase family protein, translated as MKRFLVPLFVFSCCLLGLLTGCSLPQVSAQDRLFLPLSLEWVGEVTLPKQEFQETTVGGLSAIAYDRQRDRLYALSDDRSFYGPARFYTLNLSLDPFEIDVETVTVLKTPEGTPYAEGSLDPEGLALTPNQTLLIASEGVADQQIPPAIAEYDRQTGQWLNQLPIPQRYIPETSGKEQQKGVQNNLGFESLTTNPIGLVPTTGEPLRVFVATESALIQDRDPEAKELVKTRTRWMHYLLSEGPPLLVSEHFYELDTPEPDILSQGLTEILALDEPGHFLTLERSFNGSVVTAKLFQAVTGSASDISNVSSLQGNLGELKPIRKQLVLDLDRLDITLDNLEGMTFGPHFADGSPSLILVSDDNFNSYQKTQFLLFRILTMDSSREG; from the coding sequence ATGAAACGCTTCTTAGTTCCCCTTTTTGTCTTCAGTTGCTGTCTGCTTGGGTTGCTGACCGGTTGTAGTCTACCGCAAGTGAGTGCCCAAGATCGGCTGTTTTTGCCCTTATCTTTGGAATGGGTGGGAGAAGTCACCCTACCCAAACAGGAGTTTCAGGAAACCACCGTGGGTGGGTTATCGGCGATCGCCTACGATCGCCAACGCGATCGCCTCTATGCTCTTTCGGATGACCGCAGTTTCTACGGCCCCGCTCGCTTTTATACCTTGAATCTGAGTCTTGACCCCTTTGAAATTGATGTAGAAACCGTTACTGTCTTAAAAACCCCGGAAGGTACGCCATACGCAGAAGGTAGCCTCGATCCGGAAGGGTTAGCTCTCACCCCCAACCAAACCCTACTCATTGCCAGTGAAGGGGTTGCAGACCAACAGATTCCCCCGGCGATCGCTGAATATGACCGGCAAACGGGACAATGGCTCAATCAGCTCCCCATTCCTCAACGCTATATCCCTGAGACTTCAGGAAAAGAACAACAAAAAGGGGTACAAAATAACCTAGGGTTTGAGTCCTTAACGACCAACCCCATCGGCCTCGTTCCCACAACTGGTGAACCTTTACGCGTATTTGTTGCTACAGAATCCGCCTTAATCCAAGATCGAGATCCAGAAGCCAAAGAATTAGTGAAGACTAGAACACGGTGGATGCATTATCTCCTCAGCGAAGGGCCACCCCTGTTAGTTTCCGAACATTTCTATGAACTTGATACACCTGAACCAGATATTCTCTCCCAAGGATTAACAGAAATTTTAGCCTTAGATGAACCCGGACATTTTCTCACCCTAGAGCGCTCTTTTAATGGCTCTGTAGTTACAGCCAAACTATTCCAAGCCGTGACTGGATCGGCCAGCGATATTTCTAATGTATCCTCTCTTCAAGGCAATTTAGGAGAGTTGAAACCTATTCGTAAACAATTGGTTTTAGATTTAGATCGGTTGGACATTACCTTGGATAACCTCGAAGGGATGACATTTGGCCCCCATTTTGCCGATGGCAGTCCCAGCTTAATTTTAGTCAGTGATGATAATTTTAATTCCTATCAGAAAACGCAGTTTTTATTATTTCGTATTTTGACTATGGACTCCTCAAGAGAAGGGTGA
- a CDS encoding sodium:solute symporter family protein yields MAAIDWLIVLLYLLLTLGLGLYLSGKASEGLEAFFVSGRSLPWWLSGTSMAATTFSIDTPLYIAGVVASRGVSGNWEWWSFGIAHVVMIYIFARMWRRSGVVTDAQLTEIRYGGSMAAILRAVKAFLFAVPINCIGIGYAMLAMVKVIDALELWQSLGIEPGENLKLWSVVGVSLFVLFYAGISGLWGVVATDFFQFFLGLFGAIAVAAIAVSHVGGIYELIPLVQEQTDTDILAFLPLNTETASLSLSTFGAYLLIQWWAFRRSDGGGEFIQRLLASKNEAEAEKAAWFFNILHYVVRTWPWILVALVALVVYPNLEDRELGYPKLMLDFLPPAMLGLVVASLLAAFMSTVSTSINWGASYLTNDLYLRFFRPESTQSELVLVGRMSSIMVTVLGAIAAFYAQDVATVFRLVIAIGTGPGLVLILRWFWWRINAAAELASMVGGFVVGLTTSVVPILTIQDFGLRLLVTAGISGICWIAAMLLTAPESDQTLDEFYRLVRPGGPGWRRQRSRTGLKPAQSLPQDLLKVSAAILLLFGAMFAVGGFLLLNQGVGWMSLIVAVAGAMMLRYVSKLRVAPMARPGLEDEL; encoded by the coding sequence ATGGCTGCCATTGATTGGTTGATTGTTCTGTTGTATTTGCTCTTAACGTTAGGATTAGGGTTATATCTATCAGGAAAAGCCTCGGAGGGACTAGAGGCATTTTTTGTATCGGGGCGATCGCTCCCTTGGTGGCTCTCCGGAACCAGTATGGCAGCGACTACCTTTTCTATTGATACTCCCCTATACATTGCTGGAGTGGTTGCCAGTCGCGGGGTTTCAGGAAACTGGGAATGGTGGAGCTTTGGTATTGCTCATGTGGTGATGATTTATATCTTTGCGCGGATGTGGCGCAGATCGGGAGTGGTTACGGATGCCCAGTTAACGGAAATTCGCTATGGGGGATCGATGGCAGCCATTCTACGAGCAGTGAAGGCTTTTTTGTTTGCGGTTCCGATTAATTGTATCGGCATTGGTTACGCAATGTTGGCGATGGTGAAAGTGATTGATGCTCTGGAATTATGGCAAAGTTTGGGCATAGAACCGGGAGAGAACCTTAAACTCTGGAGTGTGGTTGGCGTGAGTTTATTTGTCCTATTCTATGCTGGAATTTCTGGGCTTTGGGGCGTGGTAGCGACGGATTTTTTCCAGTTTTTTCTCGGGTTATTTGGGGCGATCGCCGTTGCCGCGATCGCAGTGAGTCATGTGGGCGGCATTTACGAGTTAATTCCCCTCGTGCAAGAACAAACGGATACGGATATCTTAGCCTTTCTTCCTCTGAATACGGAAACCGCCAGTCTCAGCTTAAGTACATTTGGAGCATATTTGTTGATTCAGTGGTGGGCGTTTCGTCGTAGTGACGGGGGGGGCGAATTTATCCAACGATTATTAGCCTCAAAAAATGAAGCAGAAGCGGAAAAAGCGGCCTGGTTTTTCAATATTCTGCATTATGTAGTACGGACTTGGCCTTGGATTTTAGTTGCTCTGGTGGCTCTAGTGGTTTATCCCAATTTGGAAGATCGGGAGTTGGGCTATCCGAAATTAATGCTAGATTTCTTACCTCCAGCGATGTTGGGATTAGTGGTGGCTTCCTTGCTGGCAGCGTTTATGAGTACGGTTTCAACCTCCATTAACTGGGGCGCATCCTATTTAACCAATGATTTATATTTACGCTTTTTTCGTCCTGAATCTACCCAGTCGGAGTTAGTCTTAGTCGGTCGTATGTCTTCTATTATGGTAACGGTTTTAGGGGCGATCGCCGCATTCTATGCCCAAGATGTGGCTACCGTATTTCGATTGGTGATTGCGATCGGTACAGGCCCGGGATTAGTCTTGATTCTACGCTGGTTTTGGTGGCGCATTAATGCCGCAGCGGAATTAGCCTCTATGGTCGGTGGATTTGTTGTAGGATTAACCACCAGTGTTGTCCCGATATTAACTATTCAAGATTTTGGCTTGCGATTACTGGTGACGGCTGGGATTAGTGGAATTTGCTGGATAGCTGCCATGTTGTTAACTGCACCAGAATCGGATCAAACCTTAGATGAATTCTATCGGTTAGTGCGTCCTGGCGGCCCTGGATGGCGACGGCAGCGATCGCGCACGGGATTGAAACCGGCACAAAGTTTACCCCAAGATTTACTCAAAGTCAGTGCAGCCATATTGCTTTTATTTGGTGCTATGTTCGCTGTAGGCGGCTTTTTACTCTTGAATCAGGGAGTGGGTTGGATGAGCTTAATTGTAGCGGTTGCTGGGGCGATGATGTTGCGCTATGTGAGTAAATTAAGGGTTGCTCCTATGGCTCGACCCGGGTTAGAAGATGAGTTATAG
- a CDS encoding metal ABC transporter ATP-binding protein, with the protein MTEIVLEVEGLIVDRDRTPGVVHDVSFTLSTGTDTALIGPNGAGKSTLIQAILGILPRKSGHISILGKSMSPQGKLPAQIRQQIAYLPQNFLFDRRLPMTVAELVGLGWDRIGFQLPWSGYRERRKAVREALSRVDAWHLKHKPISQLSGGETKRILLAYCLARPRKLLILDEAPAGLDIRGEAEFYQLLEELKQEYHWAILQISHDLDMVKKQCDRVLCLNRTLLCQGTPESTLSTENLIAAYGSAFTRYHHSCRS; encoded by the coding sequence TTGACCGAAATAGTATTGGAAGTTGAAGGCTTAATCGTCGATCGCGATCGCACACCAGGAGTTGTGCATGACGTATCCTTTACTTTATCCACGGGTACAGATACCGCCCTCATCGGCCCCAATGGAGCAGGAAAAAGCACCCTAATTCAAGCCATTTTAGGTATCTTACCTCGAAAATCAGGTCATATTTCCATATTAGGAAAATCGATGAGTCCTCAAGGTAAATTGCCGGCGCAAATTCGTCAACAAATCGCCTATTTACCGCAAAACTTTCTCTTCGATCGCCGTCTGCCCATGACGGTAGCTGAACTGGTCGGCTTAGGTTGGGATCGGATCGGTTTTCAATTGCCCTGGTCAGGCTATCGAGAACGCCGTAAAGCCGTCCGAGAAGCGCTCTCGCGGGTGGATGCCTGGCATTTAAAACACAAACCCATTAGTCAACTTTCCGGTGGAGAAACCAAGCGTATCTTACTCGCTTATTGTCTGGCTAGACCCCGAAAATTACTGATTTTAGATGAAGCCCCTGCGGGATTAGATATCCGAGGAGAAGCCGAATTTTATCAACTCCTCGAAGAACTGAAACAAGAATATCATTGGGCAATTTTACAGATTTCCCATGATTTGGATATGGTGAAAAAACAATGCGATCGCGTCCTGTGTCTTAACCGTACCTTACTCTGTCAAGGGACACCAGAAAGCACCCTCAGTACGGAAAACCTAATCGCCGCTTACGGCTCTGCCTTTACTCGTTATCATCATTCCTGTCGATCCTAA
- the psb34 gene encoding photosystem II assembly protein Psb34: MYTTVNPEGQLNNYANEPQMYYADFPSQEQQQRYMLQGVISILLTTALILTGIAVS, from the coding sequence ATGTACACAACGGTCAATCCTGAAGGACAGCTCAATAACTACGCTAACGAGCCTCAAATGTACTATGCAGACTTCCCCAGTCAAGAACAGCAGCAACGCTATATGCTCCAAGGGGTAATCTCTATCCTCCTCACCACCGCTTTGATCCTCACTGGAATTGCTGTGAGCTAA
- a CDS encoding metal ABC transporter permease, whose product METEISRAIELFQFAFMQRALMGGILMGTMGGLLGSFTILRQLSFFSDALGHSTLLGLSLGLLLGLNPSWVILPFAVIFALVVNTFLERTQLWTDAVLNIVYSSSLAFAIITLSLIGEYKGGINHLLFGDILALQTFDLIISTLLLLVCIGFIASTLRTQMMLTLHEPMAIARGVSVETHRTAFVVLLSLVVGVAIKAIGVLLVSAFIVIPACSARLMTQNFTTYAILSAVIGAIAALCGIVLSALFDLPSGPSIVIVQLGFFLSAIGFANLRPIAS is encoded by the coding sequence ATGGAAACCGAAATCTCACGCGCTATAGAACTCTTCCAATTTGCCTTTATGCAACGGGCACTGATGGGAGGCATATTAATGGGAACAATGGGGGGACTGTTAGGGAGTTTTACTATTTTACGGCAACTCTCATTTTTTAGTGATGCCCTGGGACACTCGACCCTCTTGGGATTAAGTTTAGGGCTATTATTAGGTCTGAATCCTTCATGGGTCATTCTTCCCTTTGCAGTGATCTTTGCCCTGGTGGTCAATACCTTTCTAGAGCGCACCCAACTGTGGACAGATGCTGTCCTCAATATTGTTTATTCCTCCTCCTTAGCCTTTGCCATTATTACTCTCAGTCTGATAGGGGAATACAAAGGAGGGATCAATCACTTACTTTTTGGGGATATTTTAGCTCTACAAACCTTCGATCTAATCATTAGCACACTCCTATTATTGGTTTGTATTGGATTTATTGCCTCAACGTTGCGCACTCAGATGATGTTGACACTTCATGAACCGATGGCGATCGCCCGTGGTGTATCGGTAGAAACCCATCGTACCGCCTTCGTCGTGCTGCTTTCCCTTGTTGTTGGTGTCGCGATCAAGGCGATCGGGGTGTTATTGGTGAGCGCTTTTATTGTCATTCCTGCCTGTTCTGCTCGCTTAATGACTCAGAACTTCACCACCTATGCGATCTTATCTGCGGTTATTGGGGCGATCGCCGCTTTATGCGGAATTGTCCTCTCTGCTCTATTTGACTTGCCCTCCGGCCCCAGTATTGTCATCGTGCAATTGGGATTTTTCCTGAGTGCGATCGGCTTTGCTAACCTAAGACCGATTGCCTCATAA
- a CDS encoding HU family DNA-binding protein — MNKGELVDKVSEKASVTKKQADAVLSAALEAIMEAVSEGDKVTLVGFGSFESRERKAREGRNPKTGDKMEIPATKVPAFSAGKLFKERVAPPKDE; from the coding sequence ATGAATAAAGGTGAATTGGTCGATAAGGTGTCTGAAAAGGCTTCAGTGACCAAAAAACAAGCGGATGCAGTGTTGAGTGCTGCCCTCGAAGCGATTATGGAAGCGGTGTCTGAAGGTGACAAAGTGACCTTGGTTGGTTTTGGGTCGTTTGAGTCGCGGGAGCGGAAAGCACGAGAAGGACGCAATCCTAAAACTGGAGATAAAATGGAAATCCCAGCCACTAAAGTTCCTGCGTTTTCGGCGGGTAAGCTGTTTAAGGAAAGAGTAGCTCCTCCGAAAGACGAGTAA
- a CDS encoding metal ABC transporter permease encodes MTIPYSLFPIPYSLAVLNWLLEPLEYGFLVRALWVSAFVGLVCAVLSCYITLKGWSLMGDAVSHAVVPGVVVAYALNIPFAVGAFLFGFGATVAIGYVQSKTRLKEDAVIGVVFTGFFAFGIVLITKIPSNVDLFHILFGNVLGISDSDIIQTLIAGTITLLVILLRRKDLLLFCFDPNHAKAIGLNIQLMYYTLLSVLALTIVTALQTAGIILVIAMLVTPGAIAYLLTDRFDRMMGLSITSSVLSCILGTYFSYHLDISTGGAIVVLLTLFFILAMVFAPKYGILAQQSRVNKLE; translated from the coding sequence TTGACTATTCCCTATTCCCTATTCCCTATTCCCTATTCCCTAGCAGTTTTAAATTGGCTCCTTGAACCCCTAGAATATGGATTTTTAGTCCGAGCGTTGTGGGTGAGTGCCTTTGTCGGTTTAGTTTGTGCTGTACTCTCCTGTTATATTACCCTCAAAGGCTGGTCGCTGATGGGGGATGCGGTTTCCCATGCGGTGGTTCCTGGGGTGGTTGTTGCCTATGCTCTGAATATTCCGTTTGCAGTGGGAGCATTCTTGTTTGGATTTGGCGCAACGGTGGCGATAGGGTATGTGCAATCGAAAACTCGGTTAAAAGAAGATGCGGTAATTGGCGTAGTTTTTACCGGTTTTTTTGCCTTTGGAATTGTGTTGATTACCAAAATTCCCAGTAATGTGGATTTGTTTCATATCCTGTTTGGCAATGTGTTGGGCATTTCTGACAGTGATATTATTCAAACCCTGATTGCAGGGACAATCACGTTACTGGTGATTCTGTTGCGACGTAAGGATTTATTGCTGTTCTGTTTCGATCCCAATCATGCTAAGGCGATCGGGTTGAATATTCAATTGATGTATTATACCTTGTTGTCAGTTTTGGCTCTAACCATTGTCACCGCTTTGCAAACGGCGGGTATTATTCTGGTGATTGCTATGCTCGTGACTCCAGGAGCAATAGCCTATTTACTGACCGATCGCTTCGATCGGATGATGGGACTCTCCATTACTAGCAGTGTGCTATCGTGCATCCTAGGAACCTATTTCAGTTATCATCTGGATATCTCCACAGGAGGAGCGATCGTAGTACTGTTGACCCTCTTCTTTATTCTAGCTATGGTGTTTGCTCCCAAATACGGCATTTTAGCCCAACAGTCGAGAGTTAATAAACTGGAATGA
- a CDS encoding metal ABC transporter ATP-binding protein: MSSLTEPLNITVNNLSVTYSNARLAIYNANCTVEPGTITALVGPNGGGKSTLFKSIMGFLPPKQGQIRVGGMRVEMAQKRQLMAYVPQSDEVDWNFPVSVFDVVMMGRYGYMNMLRIPSAKDRRLVMESLERVGMVEFRNRQIGELSGGQKKRAFLARSLSQDGKVILLDEPFTGVDVKTEKRIVDLLMQLRNEGYTILVSTHDLASISTFCDHTILINQTILASGTTAETFTQENLAMTFGGLPVQSLHSLSPNFEIDS, translated from the coding sequence ATGTCATCTTTGACTGAACCGCTTAATATAACCGTTAATAATCTGAGTGTTACTTACAGTAATGCTCGGTTGGCTATTTATAATGCCAACTGTACGGTGGAACCCGGAACGATTACCGCCTTAGTGGGGCCCAATGGAGGTGGAAAATCGACATTATTTAAATCAATTATGGGCTTTTTACCCCCAAAGCAAGGACAAATTCGGGTGGGTGGTATGCGGGTGGAAATGGCTCAAAAGCGGCAGTTAATGGCGTATGTTCCCCAGTCGGATGAGGTGGATTGGAATTTTCCGGTCAGCGTCTTTGATGTGGTGATGATGGGACGCTATGGCTATATGAATATGCTGCGAATTCCGAGCGCGAAAGATCGACGTTTGGTGATGGAAAGTTTAGAGCGGGTGGGAATGGTAGAGTTTCGGAATCGGCAAATTGGGGAACTCTCAGGAGGACAAAAGAAACGGGCTTTTTTGGCGCGATCGCTCTCTCAAGACGGTAAAGTGATTTTATTGGACGAACCCTTTACCGGGGTGGATGTGAAAACGGAGAAGCGAATCGTTGATTTGCTGATGCAGTTGCGCAATGAAGGATACACAATTCTGGTCTCTACCCACGATCTAGCCTCGATTTCCACATTCTGCGATCACACAATTTTAATTAATCAGACGATTCTGGCATCTGGAACCACAGCAGAAACCTTTACCCAAGAGAACCTAGCGATGACGTTTGGCGGTTTACCCGTACAAAGTTTACACTCTTTGTCCCCAAATTTTGAGATCGATTCTTGA
- a CDS encoding metal ABC transporter substrate-binding protein has product MPYSYPSTLMAIASLVLTLGLTSCAGIESDTTLDPTPENPSSTIGETENKKKVLTTFSVLADIAQNVAGDQLTVESITRIGAEIHGYEPTPSDLTKAQDADLILYNGMNLERWFEQFLGNLENVPSVLLTEGIEPIPIAEGPYTEKPNPHAWMSPQNALIYVENIRQAFVTLDPENAETYNTNAAAYSAKLKAIDQKLREAIQKVPENQRYLVTCEGAFSYLARDYGMNEIYIWPINSEQQFTPKQVKGVIDQVKSKQIPAIFCETTVNDKGQKQVAETTGATFGGNLYVDSLSTAEGPVPTFLELLEYDVQLITNGLL; this is encoded by the coding sequence ATGCCTTACTCCTATCCATCCACCTTAATGGCGATCGCCAGTTTAGTCCTCACCCTAGGTCTGACAAGCTGTGCAGGTATAGAGAGCGATACAACCTTAGACCCAACGCCTGAAAATCCAAGCTCTACCATTGGAGAAACCGAAAATAAAAAGAAAGTCCTCACCACCTTTAGCGTTCTTGCTGATATTGCCCAAAACGTTGCCGGGGATCAACTAACTGTCGAGTCCATTACCCGCATCGGTGCAGAAATTCACGGTTACGAACCCACTCCCAGCGATCTCACCAAAGCACAAGATGCTGACCTGATTTTATATAACGGCATGAATCTAGAGCGGTGGTTTGAGCAATTTTTAGGCAACCTGGAAAATGTGCCCTCTGTCCTCTTAACTGAAGGCATTGAACCCATTCCCATTGCTGAAGGCCCCTACACTGAAAAACCCAATCCCCATGCCTGGATGTCTCCCCAAAATGCCCTAATTTATGTGGAAAATATCCGCCAAGCGTTTGTTACCCTCGATCCAGAAAACGCCGAAACCTATAACACCAATGCAGCAGCTTATAGTGCAAAGCTCAAAGCTATTGACCAAAAACTGCGCGAAGCCATACAAAAAGTTCCCGAAAATCAACGTTACTTAGTTACCTGTGAAGGCGCTTTTTCTTATCTGGCGCGAGATTACGGGATGAATGAAATTTATATCTGGCCGATTAATTCCGAGCAACAGTTTACGCCCAAACAAGTTAAAGGGGTGATCGATCAAGTGAAAAGTAAGCAAATTCCCGCAATTTTTTGTGAAACGACGGTGAATGATAAAGGACAAAAGCAAGTGGCGGAAACCACAGGCGCAACGTTTGGTGGCAATCTTTATGTTGATTCCTTGTCTACAGCAGAGGGGCCTGTCCCCACATTTTTAGAGTTGCTCGAATATGATGTGCAACTGATTACGAATGGATTGTTATAG
- the cobD gene encoding threonine-phosphate decarboxylase CobD produces the protein MSFQRPVHGGNVVWAASIAGCSPDRLLDFSASINPLGPPQSAIAAITTHLHRITLYPDPQYSQLREHLGRFHQLSPEFIWPGNGAAELLTWIARQFQECGGVTLLTPAFRDYERALQAFGVPIQPYPLNWSGLTSSLPDSANPGSGLLLNNPHNPTGQLWRREEILSILDRFEFVVIDEAFMDFLDPSEDQSLIPLLQDYPHLVIVRSLTKFYSLPGLRLGYAIAHPGLIAQWQNWRDPWPVNILAEVAGIAAIQDYEFQRQTWDWLPPTRKYLFEGLRSLPGFDPYPGAANFLLVKVDRSVKKLQERLLKEHQILIRDCASFPELGDLYFRIAIRSSSDNQRLLDALGN, from the coding sequence GTGTCTTTCCAACGTCCGGTTCATGGAGGAAATGTTGTTTGGGCAGCCTCAATTGCAGGCTGTTCACCCGATCGCCTTCTGGATTTTTCCGCTAGTATCAATCCGTTAGGCCCTCCACAATCGGCGATCGCCGCAATTACAACCCATTTACATCGGATTACCCTGTACCCAGATCCCCAGTATTCCCAGCTACGGGAACATCTGGGGCGATTTCATCAACTGTCCCCAGAGTTCATTTGGCCAGGGAATGGGGCGGCAGAATTACTGACTTGGATTGCTCGTCAGTTTCAAGAGTGTGGCGGTGTGACATTACTCACTCCCGCATTTCGGGACTATGAACGAGCGCTTCAAGCGTTTGGGGTTCCCATTCAACCCTATCCCCTAAATTGGTCTGGGTTAACCTCTTCCCTTCCTGATTCTGCTAACCCTGGATCGGGTTTATTACTGAATAATCCCCATAATCCGACGGGCCAATTATGGCGGCGTGAGGAGATTTTGTCGATTTTGGATCGATTTGAGTTTGTGGTGATTGATGAGGCGTTCATGGACTTCCTAGACCCCTCAGAAGACCAAAGTTTAATTCCCCTGCTCCAAGATTATCCTCATCTGGTGATTGTGCGATCGCTCACTAAGTTTTATAGTTTGCCCGGCCTGCGTCTGGGTTATGCGATCGCCCATCCAGGCTTAATTGCACAATGGCAAAACTGGCGCGATCCTTGGCCGGTGAATATCCTTGCGGAAGTAGCCGGAATTGCGGCGATCCAAGATTATGAGTTTCAACGGCAAACTTGGGACTGGTTACCCCCCACCCGCAAGTATCTTTTTGAAGGGTTGCGATCGCTGCCGGGATTCGATCCTTACCCAGGAGCGGCGAATTTCTTGTTAGTCAAGGTCGATCGGTCCGTTAAGAAGCTACAAGAGCGGTTATTAAAAGAACACCAGATCCTGATCCGAGACTGTGCGAGTTTTCCTGAACTGGGCGATCTCTATTTCCGGATTGCTATCCGTTCGTCCTCTGATAATCAACGCTTACTTGATGCTCTTGGCAATTAA
- a CDS encoding PepSY-associated TM helix domain-containing protein, which yields MSMSSFKRKLMKWSLNIHKYLGVALCIFLISLAVTGIFLSYKGAYDWMQASTARGTEGSIETMMPLSEAVEKVMLLNLPEFQTPDDINRIDIRLNKGTYKVRAKGHIPLEVQLDAQTGEVLSQSYRWADWIEHVHTGEIINESMRKTSGTILGMTTIILSVTGLILWAIPALRKTRKRTPAG from the coding sequence ATGAGTATGTCATCATTCAAAAGAAAGCTGATGAAGTGGAGCCTTAATATTCATAAGTACTTGGGAGTTGCACTGTGTATTTTTCTGATTTCGCTAGCAGTAACAGGCATTTTCCTCTCTTATAAAGGTGCTTATGACTGGATGCAAGCATCAACTGCTAGGGGGACAGAGGGCAGTATAGAAACGATGATGCCACTGTCTGAGGCGGTTGAGAAGGTGATGTTACTCAATTTGCCAGAATTTCAAACGCCAGATGATATTAACAGGATTGATATCCGGCTCAATAAAGGGACGTACAAGGTTCGTGCAAAAGGGCATATCCCCCTAGAGGTGCAACTTGACGCTCAAACGGGTGAGGTTCTGAGCCAAAGTTATCGATGGGCAGATTGGATTGAGCATGTCCATACAGGAGAAATTATCAACGAGTCAATGCGAAAAACATCTGGAACAATTCTGGGCATGACGACGATTATACTTTCAGTAACCGGATTGATTCTGTGGGCAATTCCAGCTCTACGCAAGACGCGAAAACGCACGCCGGCCGGATAA